Proteins co-encoded in one Rhodospirillales bacterium genomic window:
- a CDS encoding adenylosuccinate synthase (catalyzes the formation of N6-(1,2,-dicarboxyethyl)-AMP from L-aspartate, inosine monophosphate and GTP in AMP biosynthesis) has product TTRVGSGPFPTELTDEIGRTLGERGREFGTVTGRPRRCGWFDAVLVRQAIRVNGIHGIALTKLDVLDGLKMLNVCVGYRLDGQTLDHLPASVTRQARVEPVYETLEGWDASTHGARSWADLPATAIKYIRRIEEIIGAPVALLSTSPEREDTILVHDPFAD; this is encoded by the coding sequence ATACCACCCGTGTCGGCAGCGGGCCGTTCCCGACCGAGCTGACCGACGAGATCGGGCGGACGCTCGGCGAACGCGGACGCGAATTCGGAACCGTTACCGGCCGCCCGCGGCGCTGCGGCTGGTTCGACGCCGTGCTCGTGCGCCAGGCGATCCGCGTCAACGGCATCCATGGCATCGCGCTGACCAAGCTCGACGTTCTCGACGGGCTGAAAATGCTCAACGTCTGCGTCGGATACCGTCTCGACGGCCAAACGCTCGACCATCTGCCGGCCTCGGTCACGCGCCAAGCCCGCGTCGAGCCGGTCTACGAGACGCTGGAAGGCTGGGACGCGAGCACGCACGGCGCGCGGTCGTGGGCGGACTTGCCGGCGACCGCGATCAAGTACATCCGCCGCATCGAGGAAATCATCGGCGCCCCGGTCGCTCTTCTGTCCACCAGCCCGGAACGCGAAGACACCATTCTGGTGCACGACCCCTTCGCCGACTGA